CCAGACAATAATGAAAAAATAGGCGGCCGGAAACTGCTTTTCGATTTTTCATCCGGGCAGCCATTTTTCACGCCAGTCTTCAAGCGCGGCAAATGCGAATGCCCTTGAAAAATTCGTGCCTTTCCGCAGGCAGTCAAGCGCGTCTTCCGCAAGGCCTTTTTCCACGAGCCCGGACCTTTTGAGGCTTAAAATCTTGTCCTCGAAAACGCCTTTCAGGCTTCCTGACAGATACTTGTCAACCGGGCTGCCTAAGCCGGTTTTTGCCCTGCGCTTGACTGTTTTTTCAGGCAGCCTGTCCGAAAGCATTTCCCTGAAAAACGGCTTGTTGCCGCGGATGAATGAAAACTTCCAGTCATTCGGAATTGACTTTGAAAATTCAAACAATTCCCTGTCAAGCAATGATGGCCGCAGTTCAAGGCCGTGCGCCATGCTCATCCTGTCGGATGACGCAAGGTAGCGCGTCACAAAGTTCGAGCTGATGTCGACAAGCCTGATAGAGTCGAGGAAACCGTTTGATTCCATGAAACCGGAATGCATTTTTTCAAGTTCCGCCAGCCTTTGCCCTGAAACAAAGCCGTCCGGCCTTCTTTGCCGGGAAACCGCGGCCTGGATCCAGTCAGCCGGCAGCATTGACGCTTTGAGTTCCGAGCGCAAGGAATGGCAAAAATTTTTTCCGAACGGCAGTGAAAGCGCGTTGAACGCGGACAGGGCTGCTTTGCTGAAAAGCCTGTGCCGCATGAAATAGTCCATGCGGTAGAACTTGTGGTGCCGCGGATAGGCTCCGAAAAACTCGTCGCCCCCTTCCCCTGCAAGGCAGACGCTCACCTTTTCCTTTGCGGTTTCGGATAAAAGGAACAGCGGGACAAGCGAGCCGTTCGTCAGGGGCTCGTCGCAGTAATGGTAGATTTTCCCGAACGCCTCAACAAAGTCGTTCTCTGAAAGGTAGCGCGAATGATGGTCGGTGCCGAAATGCCCTGCCGCCGCTTCAATGTATTCCGATTCGTCCAGTGCGTTGTCTTCAAAATAAATCGAAAAAGACTTTATGCCCGCATCGGGATTCAGCTTTTTCATTGTCGAAAGCACTGCAGAGGAGTCCAGGCCGCCGCTCAAAAAAACCCCGACTTCGACATCTGCAACCTCCGACAGCGAACACGCCTTGTCGAGCAGGATTCTTCCTTTTGACAGGAGTTCTTTTTTTGAAAAGCTTTTTTCCGCAAAGGCGCCGATGTCGTAAAAACGCTTTAAGGACAGCGTTTTGCCTGCGATGTCCAGAACAAGGGAATGCGACGGCGGCACCTTGAAAACGTTCTCAAAAACCGTGCCGGTTTCATGCGGGCAGGCCTGATGCAGGTAAAGCTCCAGGGCGGACCGGTTTATTTTCCTTTCAACGCCATGCCGCAAAATGCCCTTGATTTCGCTGCTGAAAATGAACTTTTCGCCGTCCCAGTAATAGTAAAGCGGTTTTATCCCGAAATAGTCCCTTGCGAGAAAAAACTGCCTTTTAGCCGAATCATAGATTGCGAATGCCCACATGCCCCTGAACTTTCCAAGGCAATCGTGCCCGAATTCCTCGTAAGCGTGCAGTATCACTTCCGTGTCGGAATCGGATTTGAACCCATGGCCTTTCGCCTCAAGCTCTTTTCTCAATTCCCGGTAATTGTAGATTTCGCCGTTGAATACGATCCAGATGCTGTTGTCCTCGTTTGCCATCGGCTGTTTTGCCTTGTCGGACAGGTCGATTATTTTGAGGCGCCTGTGGCCAAGCGAAACCCTGTCGACAAAAATGCCTTCACCGTCCGGGCCGCGATGCGCAATGGCATCATTCATTTTTTTTACAAGGGCCTTGTCTTCCCAGCTGAAGCCGTTTATGCCGCACATTATCCCACTTCAGGTTAGTTGCAGGGCGGTTGCGAAAAAACCCGAACCCGCCAATGCAAAAATAAGCCAAAACAATAAAAATACGGCTTGTTTGAAACGGTTTGAAAGACTTGAAACAGGTTATCCGGGCAATGCCCCGGATGTTCCGCCGGAAGAAGGGCCGGTTCCAACAACCTTCTTGTAGATGAACTCAACCATTTCCCTCGGCACGAGCGGCCCCAAAAACGCGGAGAACGGCCCCGGCATGAAATTGACTTCTATTACCTTCAGGCCGTCCGGGGTTTCAATCAGGTCAACCGCGCAGATTTCCATGCGCATCACCTTCGCGGACCTCAGCGCAATCAATTTCATTTCATCCGTCGCCTCGATCAGGGTTGCCTTGCCGCCCCTTGAAACGTTCGCCCTCCACTCGCCCTGCCTGCCGGTCCTGCGCACCGCCAGAACCTTTTCCCCGAAAACATAGCATCTTATGTCCGTGTTCCTGTCGGGCACAAACTCCTGCGTCGACAAAAACTCGTCAAGCATGTGCATCGTGTCAAGAATCGAACCGAACTGCGTGGAATCGTTCACGAGCACAACGCCTTTGCCGGCAAAACCGGAAATCTTTTTCACCACAACCGGAAAATCCGAAACCTTTTTCTTCGCGGTTTCAGGCGAAATGAACAGGCCGCTGCCGACAACCGGAATGCCGGCGTCGCACAATTCCTTTATAGTGTAATACTTGTGGTTTGAAATCAGGAAGCCGCGCACTGAAACCGGCGAATACATTCCGGAGTCCTCGACAAGCCGCAGTATGGCTTCCGCCAGCACGAAGTCCGTGGAGCTCAGCCTCGGATAGCACGCGTCAAACGAGAAGAGGTCACGGCCCCTGAACCGCATTTCGACCTTGCCGTTGTTGAGGGAAACCCTGATTTTCGTGACCGGCACGAACAGCACTTCCCCGAAAATCCTTTTGGCTTCTTCCCTGAGGTCGCGCACAGTGCGCTTGACGTGGTACCTTGAGCCGATTATGAGTAGGCTGGGCCTGCGGTTTCCCGCCTGCAAATCCGGTTTGCCATTGCCATGCTTGACGCTTTTCCTAATCACGCCCTGCACTCTGCCGCCGGCTGCCTTTCGGCCCTTTTTCTTGCCGCCGGCTTTTGGGCCAATGCGCGCCTTGCCTTTTGCGATGCCGGCTTTTTTGGAAATCATTCGCCCACCCTTTTTTCCGAGGCGTTCTTGAAAAAGAATTCCGCGCACTCGGCAAACAGGTCGACGCCAAGGGTGTCGGATAACGCCAAAAACTTTACTTCGGGGGAAACCCTTGTTACAAGGCCGTTGGAAATCTTGACTGTCGCAACCTTGCAGCCGCACGCCTTTGCCGCCCGGATAGCAATCTTGCGCTCGCGTTCCGGCAGGTCGAGAGGCTTTCCCCTGCGCGGCAATTCGAGTTTGCCGTTTTTCCACTTGCGCTGGACGCAGAAAACCTTTTTGCCTATGACAACGCAATGGTTGACTGGCGTGAACAAAAAATCCATCAGGACTGCGGCATCAATGCCCGAATCCGCGGAAAAGCTTGTCATCTGCTTGTCCAGCTCCTTCTTGGTTTCGATGACAAGGCTCTGCGTTTTTTTCTGGCCGCTGTAAGCCTCGAAAATCGCCGGAAAAGAAAGCCTCCTGCCGGTATGGCTCAGATCCGCCTTTGCCGCGCCGAAAACCGTTTTTGGCAGTGGAACTTTCGCCTTGTCAAGCACGACCAGCTGGAACAGTTCATTGGAATTCAGGTAATACGCGCCGGGCACGACCTGCGAAAAAAGCCTTTTGCGCGAAATCTCGTCAAGCAGAGGCTCGACGAACGGCGCGAGCTTGAGCTTTGCGTTCAAAAAAACCGCGGAAAAATCGTCGATGTTCACCGGCCCCGACAAAAGGGTTTTCCTGCCATTGCCCGAAAAAATCGAAAAATCTGACAGCGATGCAACCTTCGCTGACTCGAAGCCGGCTGCAACAAAAGCCTTCTTGAGCCGCGGCATGGCCGCAGTCTTTTCGGTCGAAAGGATAAGCGCTTTCATTTCCGCACCAAAAAAATTCCAAGCCTATTCAACCATTGAACGGTTTTTAAGGCTTTTGAGGCCGGCATTGCCACTAACATTACGGGCAAGCGTTCTTCAGGCGTTGCCGTGAAATTTTTTGGCTAACCGTTCCTTTATCCTGCCGGCCTTGTGGATGTGCTCGTTGAAAGGTTTCAGGCGCACGATTCTGCCGGAAAAAAGCGATGAAAGCCTTTTTTCGTCCGCAAGCTGGTCGTAGCCGAGGGCAACAACATCAGGCTTTCTCTGCCTGACGATTTCGTAGATGTCGCCTTCATTGCCGAGCACGGCCTCGTCAACGACGCGCAGGGCGCGAATTACTTCAAGCCTGCTGTTTTCGTCGTTGACCGGCTTGCCGCCCTTCAGCCGCGCGACAGTGGAGTCCCTGCCCACGACAACCACAAGCAAGGCATTTTCGCCGCCAAGCGATTTGGCTTCGGCTAGGCAATGCAGGTGCCCGGGATGGAGTATGTCAAAAGTGCCGAAAGCCATCACAGTCAAGGGTTTTGCCATGCTATCACCGGCCACAGCCAGAAAAGCTTGGAAAACAAAGTTTTTATTAAGTGTTAATTCATTCATAGTCTTGGAAGGCGCAAGAATGGAACTGCAGGAAAAACTGGAACTCGTCAAAAGGAACACTGCGGAA
The sequence above is drawn from the Candidatus Diapherotrites archaeon genome and encodes:
- the asnB gene encoding asparagine synthase (glutamine-hydrolyzing), translated to MCGINGFSWEDKALVKKMNDAIAHRGPDGEGIFVDRVSLGHRRLKIIDLSDKAKQPMANEDNSIWIVFNGEIYNYRELRKELEAKGHGFKSDSDTEVILHAYEEFGHDCLGKFRGMWAFAIYDSAKRQFFLARDYFGIKPLYYYWDGEKFIFSSEIKGILRHGVERKINRSALELYLHQACPHETGTVFENVFKVPPSHSLVLDIAGKTLSLKRFYDIGAFAEKSFSKKELLSKGRILLDKACSLSEVADVEVGVFLSGGLDSSAVLSTMKKLNPDAGIKSFSIYFEDNALDESEYIEAAAGHFGTDHHSRYLSENDFVEAFGKIYHYCDEPLTNGSLVPLFLLSETAKEKVSVCLAGEGGDEFFGAYPRHHKFYRMDYFMRHRLFSKAALSAFNALSLPFGKNFCHSLRSELKASMLPADWIQAAVSRQRRPDGFVSGQRLAELEKMHSGFMESNGFLDSIRLVDISSNFVTRYLASSDRMSMAHGLELRPSLLDRELFEFSKSIPNDWKFSFIRGNKPFFREMLSDRLPEKTVKRRAKTGLGSPVDKYLSGSLKGVFEDKILSLKRSGLVEKGLAEDALDCLRKGTNFSRAFAFAALEDWREKWLPG
- a CDS encoding RimK family alpha-L-glutamate ligase, giving the protein MISKKAGIAKGKARIGPKAGGKKKGRKAAGGRVQGVIRKSVKHGNGKPDLQAGNRRPSLLIIGSRYHVKRTVRDLREEAKRIFGEVLFVPVTKIRVSLNNGKVEMRFRGRDLFSFDACYPRLSSTDFVLAEAILRLVEDSGMYSPVSVRGFLISNHKYYTIKELCDAGIPVVGSGLFISPETAKKKVSDFPVVVKKISGFAGKGVVLVNDSTQFGSILDTMHMLDEFLSTQEFVPDRNTDIRCYVFGEKVLAVRRTGRQGEWRANVSRGGKATLIEATDEMKLIALRSAKVMRMEICAVDLIETPDGLKVIEVNFMPGPFSAFLGPLVPREMVEFIYKKVVGTGPSSGGTSGALPG
- a CDS encoding FAD synthase, whose product is MAFGTFDILHPGHLHCLAEAKSLGGENALLVVVVGRDSTVARLKGGKPVNDENSRLEVIRALRVVDEAVLGNEGDIYEIVRQRKPDVVALGYDQLADEKRLSSLFSGRIVRLKPFNEHIHKAGRIKERLAKKFHGNA